From the Myripristis murdjan chromosome 14, fMyrMur1.1, whole genome shotgun sequence genome, one window contains:
- the kat5b gene encoding histone acetyltransferase KAT5b isoform X2: MTKMADNATLVDVVEGCRLPVLRKNQENEDEWPLAEILSVKEIPGRKLYYVHYIDFNKRLDEWVTPDRLDMKKLQFPKKEAKTPTKNGLPGSRPSSPEREVRKSLDLNLQTATAPSRGKTLPTPKRKAESVSLAPQASPVTSVPSLPGSAEASQASVYPAVRDSSSFNPKSRDDHDQLSSLTTNGTARRLMASQPGRKRKANCGGTDEDSQDSSDGIPSAPRMTGSLVSDRSHDDIVTRMKNIDCIELGRHRLKPWYFSPYPQELTTLPVLYLCEFCLKYLKSLKCLQRHLTKCNLRHPPGNEIYRKGTISFFEIDGRKNKTYSQNLCLLAKCFLDHKTLYYDTDPFLFYVMTEYDSKGFHIVGYFSKEKESTEDYNVACILTLPPYQRRGYGKLLIEFSYELSKVEGKTGTPEKPLSDLGLLSYRSYWSQTILEILMDLKPDNGERPQITINEISEITSVKKEDVISTLQYLNLINYYKGQYILTLSEDIVDGHERAMQKRHLRIDPKCLHFTPKDWSKRGKW, from the exons ATGACGAAAATGGCGGATAACGCAACATTG GTTGACGTCGTTGAGGGCTGTCGCCTCCCCGTTCTTCGCAAAAACCAAGAAAACGAAGACGAATGGC CATTGGCTGAAATCCTAAGTGTGAAGGAAATCCCTGGCAGAAAGCTTTACTATGTTCACTACATTGACT TCAACAAGCGTCTGGATGAGTGGGTCACACCAGATAGGCTGGACATGAAGAAGCTCCAGTTCCCCAAGAAAGAAGCTAAAACGCCAACCAAAAATGGGCTTCCAGGGTCCCGTCCCAGTTCTCCAGAGAGAGAAGTG AGGAAGAGTCTAGATCTCAACCTACAAACTGCCACAGCTCCTTCCAGAGGCAAAACCCTCCCCACACCG AAGCGGAAAGCAGAGTCTGTCTCCCTGGCACCTCAGGCATCCCCGGTCACTTCGGTGCCTTCGCTGCCAGGTTCAGCTGAAGCCTCTCAGGCGTCTGTCTACCCGGCTGTGagggacagcagcagcttcaacCCCAAGTCCCGCGACGACCACgaccagctctcctctctgaccACG AATGGCACTGCCCGGCGACTCATGGCCTCACAgccagggaggaagaggaaggccAACTGTGGGGGCACTGATGAG GATTCCCAGGACAGTTCTGATGGCATCCCCTCTGCTCCACGCATGACTGGCAGTCTGGTGTCCGACCGTAGCCATGATGACATAGTCACCCGAATGAAAAACATAGACTGTATAGAACTGGGCCGTCACAGACTGAAGCCGTGGTACTTCTCGCCGTACCCGCAGGAACTCACCACGTTACCTGTCCTCTACCTCTGTGAATTCTGCCTCAAGTACCTAAAAAGCCTCAAATGTCTGCAGAGGCATCTG ACAAAATGTAATCTTCGGCATCCCCCAGGCAATGAGATCTATCGCAAAGGCACCATCTCATTCTTTGAGATTGACGGCAGGAAAAACAAA acGTATTCCCAGAACCTCTGTTTACTGGCCAAGTGCTTCCTGGACCACAAAACATTGTATTACGACACAGACCCCTTCCTCTTCTATGTAATGACAGAGTACGACTCCAAGGGCTTCCACATAGTGGGCTACTTCTCCAAG gaaaaAGAGTCGACAGAAGATTATAACGTGGCCTGCATCCTCACCTTGCCTCCCTACCAGCGCAGAGGCTACGGCAAGCTCCTTATTGAGTTCA GTTATGAGCTCTCTAAGGTTGAAGGGAAGACAGGCACTCCTGAGAAGCCACTTTCTGACCTTGGTCTTCTGTCCTATCGCTCCTACTGGTCCCAGACCATCTTAGAAATTCTCATGGACCTGAAGCCTGACAACGGGGAGAGGCCCCAGATTACCATCAA TGAGATCAGTGAGATCACCAGTGTGAAGAAAGAGGATGTCATTTCAACACTGCAATACCTCAACCTCATCAACTATTACAAG GGTCAGTATATCCTGACTCTTTCAGAGGACATTGTGGATGGACATGAAAGAGCAATGCAGAAGAGACACTTGCGCATAGATCCAAAATGCCTTCACTTCACCCCCAAGGACTGGAGCAAAAGGGGCAAGTGGTAG
- the kat5b gene encoding histone acetyltransferase KAT5b isoform X3, with protein MTKMADNATLVDVVEGCRLPVLRKNQENEDEWPLAEILSVKEIPGRKLYYVHYIDFNKRLDEWVTPDRLDMKKLQFPKKEAKTPTKNGLPGSRPSSPEREVKRKAESVSLAPQASPVTSVPSLPGSAEASQASVYPAVRDSSSFNPKSRDDHDQLSSLTTNGTARRLMASQPGRKRKANCGGTDETIKVLQYNNHRSASVFLPPQEDSQDSSDGIPSAPRMTGSLVSDRSHDDIVTRMKNIDCIELGRHRLKPWYFSPYPQELTTLPVLYLCEFCLKYLKSLKCLQRHLTKCNLRHPPGNEIYRKGTISFFEIDGRKNKTYSQNLCLLAKCFLDHKTLYYDTDPFLFYVMTEYDSKGFHIVGYFSKEKESTEDYNVACILTLPPYQRRGYGKLLIEFSYELSKVEGKTGTPEKPLSDLGLLSYRSYWSQTILEILMDLKPDNGERPQITINEISEITSVKKEDVISTLQYLNLINYYKGQYILTLSEDIVDGHERAMQKRHLRIDPKCLHFTPKDWSKRGKW; from the exons ATGACGAAAATGGCGGATAACGCAACATTG GTTGACGTCGTTGAGGGCTGTCGCCTCCCCGTTCTTCGCAAAAACCAAGAAAACGAAGACGAATGGC CATTGGCTGAAATCCTAAGTGTGAAGGAAATCCCTGGCAGAAAGCTTTACTATGTTCACTACATTGACT TCAACAAGCGTCTGGATGAGTGGGTCACACCAGATAGGCTGGACATGAAGAAGCTCCAGTTCCCCAAGAAAGAAGCTAAAACGCCAACCAAAAATGGGCTTCCAGGGTCCCGTCCCAGTTCTCCAGAGAGAGAAGTG AAGCGGAAAGCAGAGTCTGTCTCCCTGGCACCTCAGGCATCCCCGGTCACTTCGGTGCCTTCGCTGCCAGGTTCAGCTGAAGCCTCTCAGGCGTCTGTCTACCCGGCTGTGagggacagcagcagcttcaacCCCAAGTCCCGCGACGACCACgaccagctctcctctctgaccACG AATGGCACTGCCCGGCGACTCATGGCCTCACAgccagggaggaagaggaaggccAACTGTGGGGGCACTGATGAG ACGATAAAGGTTTTGCAGTATAACAACCATCGAAGTGCCAGTGTCTTTCTTCCACCACAAGAA GATTCCCAGGACAGTTCTGATGGCATCCCCTCTGCTCCACGCATGACTGGCAGTCTGGTGTCCGACCGTAGCCATGATGACATAGTCACCCGAATGAAAAACATAGACTGTATAGAACTGGGCCGTCACAGACTGAAGCCGTGGTACTTCTCGCCGTACCCGCAGGAACTCACCACGTTACCTGTCCTCTACCTCTGTGAATTCTGCCTCAAGTACCTAAAAAGCCTCAAATGTCTGCAGAGGCATCTG ACAAAATGTAATCTTCGGCATCCCCCAGGCAATGAGATCTATCGCAAAGGCACCATCTCATTCTTTGAGATTGACGGCAGGAAAAACAAA acGTATTCCCAGAACCTCTGTTTACTGGCCAAGTGCTTCCTGGACCACAAAACATTGTATTACGACACAGACCCCTTCCTCTTCTATGTAATGACAGAGTACGACTCCAAGGGCTTCCACATAGTGGGCTACTTCTCCAAG gaaaaAGAGTCGACAGAAGATTATAACGTGGCCTGCATCCTCACCTTGCCTCCCTACCAGCGCAGAGGCTACGGCAAGCTCCTTATTGAGTTCA GTTATGAGCTCTCTAAGGTTGAAGGGAAGACAGGCACTCCTGAGAAGCCACTTTCTGACCTTGGTCTTCTGTCCTATCGCTCCTACTGGTCCCAGACCATCTTAGAAATTCTCATGGACCTGAAGCCTGACAACGGGGAGAGGCCCCAGATTACCATCAA TGAGATCAGTGAGATCACCAGTGTGAAGAAAGAGGATGTCATTTCAACACTGCAATACCTCAACCTCATCAACTATTACAAG GGTCAGTATATCCTGACTCTTTCAGAGGACATTGTGGATGGACATGAAAGAGCAATGCAGAAGAGACACTTGCGCATAGATCCAAAATGCCTTCACTTCACCCCCAAGGACTGGAGCAAAAGGGGCAAGTGGTAG
- the kat5b gene encoding histone acetyltransferase KAT5b isoform X1, producing MTKMADNATLVDVVEGCRLPVLRKNQENEDEWPLAEILSVKEIPGRKLYYVHYIDFNKRLDEWVTPDRLDMKKLQFPKKEAKTPTKNGLPGSRPSSPEREVRKSLDLNLQTATAPSRGKTLPTPKRKAESVSLAPQASPVTSVPSLPGSAEASQASVYPAVRDSSSFNPKSRDDHDQLSSLTTNGTARRLMASQPGRKRKANCGGTDETIKVLQYNNHRSASVFLPPQEDSQDSSDGIPSAPRMTGSLVSDRSHDDIVTRMKNIDCIELGRHRLKPWYFSPYPQELTTLPVLYLCEFCLKYLKSLKCLQRHLTKCNLRHPPGNEIYRKGTISFFEIDGRKNKTYSQNLCLLAKCFLDHKTLYYDTDPFLFYVMTEYDSKGFHIVGYFSKEKESTEDYNVACILTLPPYQRRGYGKLLIEFSYELSKVEGKTGTPEKPLSDLGLLSYRSYWSQTILEILMDLKPDNGERPQITINEISEITSVKKEDVISTLQYLNLINYYKGQYILTLSEDIVDGHERAMQKRHLRIDPKCLHFTPKDWSKRGKW from the exons ATGACGAAAATGGCGGATAACGCAACATTG GTTGACGTCGTTGAGGGCTGTCGCCTCCCCGTTCTTCGCAAAAACCAAGAAAACGAAGACGAATGGC CATTGGCTGAAATCCTAAGTGTGAAGGAAATCCCTGGCAGAAAGCTTTACTATGTTCACTACATTGACT TCAACAAGCGTCTGGATGAGTGGGTCACACCAGATAGGCTGGACATGAAGAAGCTCCAGTTCCCCAAGAAAGAAGCTAAAACGCCAACCAAAAATGGGCTTCCAGGGTCCCGTCCCAGTTCTCCAGAGAGAGAAGTG AGGAAGAGTCTAGATCTCAACCTACAAACTGCCACAGCTCCTTCCAGAGGCAAAACCCTCCCCACACCG AAGCGGAAAGCAGAGTCTGTCTCCCTGGCACCTCAGGCATCCCCGGTCACTTCGGTGCCTTCGCTGCCAGGTTCAGCTGAAGCCTCTCAGGCGTCTGTCTACCCGGCTGTGagggacagcagcagcttcaacCCCAAGTCCCGCGACGACCACgaccagctctcctctctgaccACG AATGGCACTGCCCGGCGACTCATGGCCTCACAgccagggaggaagaggaaggccAACTGTGGGGGCACTGATGAG ACGATAAAGGTTTTGCAGTATAACAACCATCGAAGTGCCAGTGTCTTTCTTCCACCACAAGAA GATTCCCAGGACAGTTCTGATGGCATCCCCTCTGCTCCACGCATGACTGGCAGTCTGGTGTCCGACCGTAGCCATGATGACATAGTCACCCGAATGAAAAACATAGACTGTATAGAACTGGGCCGTCACAGACTGAAGCCGTGGTACTTCTCGCCGTACCCGCAGGAACTCACCACGTTACCTGTCCTCTACCTCTGTGAATTCTGCCTCAAGTACCTAAAAAGCCTCAAATGTCTGCAGAGGCATCTG ACAAAATGTAATCTTCGGCATCCCCCAGGCAATGAGATCTATCGCAAAGGCACCATCTCATTCTTTGAGATTGACGGCAGGAAAAACAAA acGTATTCCCAGAACCTCTGTTTACTGGCCAAGTGCTTCCTGGACCACAAAACATTGTATTACGACACAGACCCCTTCCTCTTCTATGTAATGACAGAGTACGACTCCAAGGGCTTCCACATAGTGGGCTACTTCTCCAAG gaaaaAGAGTCGACAGAAGATTATAACGTGGCCTGCATCCTCACCTTGCCTCCCTACCAGCGCAGAGGCTACGGCAAGCTCCTTATTGAGTTCA GTTATGAGCTCTCTAAGGTTGAAGGGAAGACAGGCACTCCTGAGAAGCCACTTTCTGACCTTGGTCTTCTGTCCTATCGCTCCTACTGGTCCCAGACCATCTTAGAAATTCTCATGGACCTGAAGCCTGACAACGGGGAGAGGCCCCAGATTACCATCAA TGAGATCAGTGAGATCACCAGTGTGAAGAAAGAGGATGTCATTTCAACACTGCAATACCTCAACCTCATCAACTATTACAAG GGTCAGTATATCCTGACTCTTTCAGAGGACATTGTGGATGGACATGAAAGAGCAATGCAGAAGAGACACTTGCGCATAGATCCAAAATGCCTTCACTTCACCCCCAAGGACTGGAGCAAAAGGGGCAAGTGGTAG